One genomic region from Streptomyces sp. NBC_01304 encodes:
- a CDS encoding DUF4142 domain-containing protein, translated as MRSLTGTGLIVAGLTATLAALLFPIWSYADRAGTGLDTLNAQTVSTRFGPLSALDRDFINKVRLAGLWELPAGQQAQERGTSKAVQTAGRHLVEGHTFLDARVREVAAELSLELPNQPNEQQRGWLDELSAARGDAYNQKFANILRLAHGRVFAVVAQVRATTRNSLVRELADDANTTVLDHISVLEATGLVDFDAIAEDAATNGPRPPGSSPPPAGPTNSPGSAVAVTPSPTFSLPPAASRPNPDKEKERSQSSEKEQNGKGAGKEDRERKGS; from the coding sequence ATGCGATCCCTCACCGGCACCGGTCTGATCGTCGCGGGACTCACCGCGACCCTGGCCGCCCTGCTCTTCCCGATCTGGTCCTATGCCGACCGCGCGGGCACCGGCCTCGACACCCTCAACGCCCAGACGGTGTCGACCCGTTTCGGTCCGCTGTCCGCGCTCGACCGCGATTTCATCAACAAGGTGAGACTCGCGGGCCTCTGGGAGCTCCCGGCCGGCCAGCAGGCCCAGGAGCGCGGTACGAGCAAGGCCGTCCAGACGGCGGGGCGGCACCTGGTCGAGGGGCACACCTTCCTGGACGCCCGGGTGCGCGAGGTCGCCGCCGAGCTCAGCCTGGAGCTGCCGAACCAGCCCAATGAGCAGCAGCGCGGGTGGCTCGACGAACTGAGTGCGGCGCGCGGGGACGCGTACAACCAGAAGTTCGCCAACATCCTGCGCCTGGCGCACGGCCGGGTCTTCGCGGTGGTGGCCCAGGTGCGGGCGACCACCCGCAACTCACTGGTCCGCGAGCTCGCCGACGACGCGAACACGACCGTCCTTGACCACATCTCGGTCCTGGAGGCGACCGGGCTCGTCGACTTCGACGCGATCGCCGAGGACGCGGCGACCAACGGGCCGCGCCCGCCCGGCAGTTCACCGCCGCCGGCGGGCCCGACGAACTCGCCCGGGTCCGCGGTGGCGGTCACCCCGTCGCCGACCTTTTCGCTGCCGCCTGCGGCGTCGCGGCCGAACCCCGACAAAGAGAAAGAACGGTCACAAAGCTCAGAAAAGGAGCAAAATGGAAAGGGGGCGGGAAAAGAGGACCGCGAGAGGAAGGGGTCCTGA
- the hemQ gene encoding hydrogen peroxide-dependent heme synthase, giving the protein MSDEAPAKTPNAGKKAKDLNEVIRYTLWSVFKLRDVLPEDRAGYADEVQELFDQLAAKDITVRGTYDVSGLRADADVMIWWHAETSDELQEAYNLFRRTKLGRALEPVWSNMALHRPAEFNKSHIPAFLADETPRNYVSVYPFVRSYDWYLLPDEDRRRMLKDHGMMARGYPDVRANTVASFSLGDYEWLLAFEADELYRIVDLMRHLRASEARMHVREEVPFYTGRRKSVADLVAGLA; this is encoded by the coding sequence ATGAGTGACGAAGCCCCCGCCAAGACGCCCAACGCCGGTAAGAAGGCCAAGGACCTCAACGAGGTCATCCGCTACACGCTGTGGTCGGTCTTCAAGCTGCGCGACGTACTGCCCGAGGACCGTGCCGGTTACGCGGACGAGGTCCAGGAGCTGTTCGACCAGCTCGCCGCCAAGGACATCACCGTGCGCGGTACGTACGACGTGTCGGGGCTGCGCGCCGACGCCGACGTCATGATCTGGTGGCACGCCGAGACGTCCGACGAGCTGCAGGAGGCGTACAACCTCTTCCGCCGCACCAAGCTGGGCCGCGCCCTGGAGCCGGTCTGGTCGAACATGGCGCTGCACCGCCCCGCCGAGTTCAACAAGTCGCACATCCCGGCCTTCCTGGCCGACGAGACGCCCCGCAACTACGTGAGCGTCTACCCCTTCGTGCGCTCCTACGACTGGTACCTGCTGCCTGACGAGGACCGTCGCCGCATGCTCAAGGACCACGGCATGATGGCCCGCGGCTACCCCGACGTGCGCGCCAACACGGTCGCCTCGTTCTCGCTGGGCGACTACGAGTGGCTGCTCGCCTTCGAGGCGGACGAGCTCTACCGCATCGTCGACCTGATGCGGCACCTCCGCGCGTCCGAGGCACGGATGCACGTGCGCGAGGAGGTGCCGTTCTACACGGGCCGCCGCAAGAGCGTCGCCGATCTCGTGGCGGGTCTGGCCTAA
- a CDS encoding FAD-dependent oxidoreductase, with product MSERLVVIGGDAAGMSAASQARRLKGPGELEIVAFERGHFTSFSACGIPYWVGGEVPERDQLIARTPEEHRARDIDLRMRTEVVRIDVDGQAVLARDLASGDEYWTTYDKLVIATGARPIRPTLPGIDAPGVHGVQTLDDGQALLDTLGSTKGRRAVVVGAGYIGVEMAEALTHRGYEVTVVNRGAEPMSTLDPDMGRLVHDAMTGMGIGMASNAEVTKVLTDDDGRVRAVATDSGEYPADVVVLGIGVRPETGLAREAGLPLGEHGGLLTDLAMRVRGHDNIWAGGDCVEVLDLVSGRERHIALGTHANKHGQVIGSGVGGGYGTFPGVVGTAVSKVCDLEIARTGLREKDAKAAGLQYVTATIQSTNSAGYYPGAALMTVKMLAERRSGRLLGVQIVGREGSAKRVDIAAVALTAGMTVDQVVSLDLGYAPPFSPVWDPVLVAARKAVTAVRKAG from the coding sequence ATGAGTGAACGACTGGTCGTCATCGGCGGGGACGCGGCAGGCATGTCCGCCGCGTCCCAGGCCCGCAGGCTCAAGGGCCCCGGGGAGCTGGAGATCGTGGCCTTCGAGCGGGGCCACTTCACGTCGTTCTCGGCGTGCGGGATTCCGTACTGGGTGGGCGGCGAGGTCCCCGAGCGCGACCAACTCATCGCGCGCACACCGGAGGAGCACCGGGCGCGCGACATCGACCTGCGGATGCGCACGGAGGTCGTGCGCATCGACGTGGACGGTCAGGCCGTCCTGGCCCGCGACCTCGCATCGGGCGACGAGTACTGGACGACGTACGACAAGCTCGTCATCGCCACCGGCGCCCGCCCGATCCGCCCCACCCTCCCCGGCATCGACGCCCCCGGCGTGCACGGCGTGCAGACCCTCGACGACGGCCAGGCGCTGCTCGACACCCTCGGGTCGACGAAGGGCAGGCGCGCGGTCGTGGTCGGCGCGGGCTACATCGGCGTGGAGATGGCGGAGGCCCTGACCCACCGCGGGTACGAGGTCACGGTGGTCAACCGCGGCGCGGAGCCGATGTCCACGCTCGACCCCGACATGGGCCGCCTGGTGCACGACGCGATGACCGGCATGGGGATCGGGATGGCGAGCAACGCCGAGGTCACCAAGGTCCTCACGGACGACGACGGCCGGGTCCGGGCGGTGGCCACGGATTCGGGCGAGTACCCGGCGGACGTGGTGGTGCTCGGCATCGGCGTACGCCCGGAGACCGGACTCGCCCGCGAGGCGGGGCTGCCGCTCGGCGAACACGGCGGCCTGCTCACGGACTTGGCGATGCGGGTGCGCGGCCACGACAACATCTGGGCGGGCGGCGACTGCGTGGAGGTCCTCGACCTGGTGTCGGGCCGCGAACGCCACATCGCCCTTGGCACGCACGCGAACAAGCACGGGCAGGTCATCGGCTCGGGCGTGGGCGGGGGGTACGGCACGTTCCCGGGAGTCGTCGGTACGGCGGTCAGCAAGGTCTGCGACCTGGAGATCGCCCGCACCGGCCTGCGCGAGAAGGACGCCAAGGCGGCCGGCCTGCAGTACGTGACGGCGACGATCCAGTCGACGAACAGCGCGGGCTACTACCCGGGCGCGGCCCTGATGACGGTGAAGATGCTCGCCGAACGCCGCTCGGGGCGCCTGCTCGGCGTGCAGATCGTGGGCCGCGAGGGCTCGGCCAAGCGCGTCGACATCGCGGCGGTCGCGCTGACCGCGGGGATGACGGTGGACCAGGTGGTGTCCCTGGACCTGGGGTACGCGCCGCCGTTCTCACCGGTGTGGGACCCGGTCCTGGTGGCCGCCCGGAAGGCGGTCACGGCGGTGCGCAAGGCGGGCTGA
- a CDS encoding peptidoglycan DD-metalloendopeptidase family protein: MNTWSMPVAKGRVSAKYKQPGGWAAGFHTGVDFAVPTGTAITAVGPGKVVVAGDQGAYGNCVIIQMSDGRFTLYAHLSKIEVGVGTNVDGGRRIGLSGATGNVTGPHLHFEARTANNYNGHTDPMAYLADKGVARAAKKTTARKTTAKKAPAKKAAPKKAPATYTVRAGDTLSGIALAKLGNAGRYPEIAALNGIANPNLIQVGQKLKLP, from the coding sequence ATGAACACATGGAGCATGCCCGTGGCCAAGGGGAGGGTCAGCGCGAAGTACAAGCAGCCCGGAGGATGGGCCGCCGGCTTCCACACCGGAGTCGACTTCGCCGTCCCGACCGGTACCGCCATCACCGCGGTGGGTCCCGGCAAGGTCGTGGTCGCCGGTGATCAGGGCGCGTACGGGAACTGCGTGATCATCCAGATGTCCGACGGCCGGTTCACGCTGTACGCGCACCTCAGCAAGATCGAGGTCGGCGTCGGTACGAACGTCGACGGCGGCCGGCGGATCGGGCTTTCGGGCGCGACCGGCAATGTCACCGGACCGCACCTGCACTTCGAAGCGCGCACCGCCAACAACTACAACGGCCACACCGACCCCATGGCGTACCTGGCCGACAAGGGCGTCGCGCGGGCCGCCAAGAAGACGACGGCGCGCAAGACCACGGCCAAGAAGGCCCCGGCGAAGAAGGCCGCCCCCAAGAAGGCACCGGCGACCTACACGGTGCGCGCGGGCGACACCCTGTCCGGCATCGCACTCGCCAAGCTGGGCAACGCGGGCCGCTACCCGGAGATCGCCGCCCTGAACGGCATCGCGAACCCGAACCTGATCCAGGTCGGCCAGAAGCTGAAGCTTCCTTAG
- the hemG gene encoding protoporphyrinogen oxidase, whose product MRETDTRTDLSAPLDRPHVIVVGGGITGLAAAHRLLDRGARVTVLEASDRLGGKLHAGSIEGVRVDLGAESMLARRPEAVALAREVGLAGALQPPATATASLWNRGTLCPMPKGHVMGVPGDASALAGVLSEAGLRRIGEDRSLAPTEVGEDVAVGEYVAARVGREVVDRLVEPLLGGVYAGDAYRLSMRMAVPQLYEAALRHASLLDGVRDIQAKAAARQQVGPVFMGIVGGVGQLPLAVAESVRARGGEIVLGAGVSEVRHVGGSFPQPAPSRKSATPSALRAVSSSAGRADPGAVDQAWRVVAGGRVFEGDAVVLAVPAPHAARLLEADAPGAAAELHTVEYASMALMTLAFRKEDVDLPEGSGFLVPPIDGHTIKASTFASQKWGWIAEEDPGLVVLRTSVGRYGETEILQRGDDELIEVSRRDLREAVGLGAAPVATRVTRWDDGLPQYPVGHHARVARIREHVGKLPGLAVCGAAYDGVGIPACIASAYAAVDQLGGDRSGMDQLSVNPVQSLHGGGGE is encoded by the coding sequence ATGCGCGAAACGGACACCCGTACGGATCTCTCGGCCCCCCTGGACCGCCCCCACGTGATCGTCGTCGGCGGCGGCATCACCGGCCTGGCGGCCGCCCACCGGCTGCTCGACCGGGGCGCCCGGGTGACCGTCCTGGAGGCCTCCGACCGGCTCGGCGGCAAGCTGCACGCCGGGTCGATCGAGGGCGTACGCGTCGACCTGGGCGCCGAGTCGATGCTGGCCCGGCGGCCGGAGGCGGTCGCCCTCGCGCGCGAGGTGGGGCTGGCCGGCGCGCTGCAGCCGCCTGCGACGGCGACGGCCTCGCTGTGGAACCGGGGCACGCTGTGCCCCATGCCCAAGGGGCACGTCATGGGCGTGCCCGGTGATGCGTCCGCCCTGGCCGGGGTGCTTTCGGAGGCGGGGCTGCGGCGGATCGGCGAGGACCGGTCGCTGGCTCCCACCGAGGTGGGCGAGGACGTGGCGGTCGGCGAGTACGTCGCGGCGCGGGTCGGGCGTGAGGTGGTCGATCGGCTGGTCGAGCCGTTGCTCGGTGGGGTGTACGCGGGGGATGCGTATCGGTTGTCGATGCGGATGGCTGTGCCGCAGCTGTACGAAGCGGCGCTTCGGCATGCGTCATTGCTGGACGGGGTCCGGGACATCCAGGCCAAGGCCGCGGCTCGGCAGCAGGTCGGGCCGGTGTTCATGGGGATCGTCGGTGGTGTGGGGCAACTGCCGCTTGCCGTCGCGGAGTCGGTACGCGCGCGTGGGGGCGAGATCGTCCTGGGTGCGGGCGTGAGTGAGGTGCGGCACGTGGGTGGGTCTTTTCCCCAGCCGGCCCCTTCCCGTAAGTCTGCGACGCCTTCCGCCCTTCGGGCGGTGTCCTCAAGCGCCGGACGGGCTGATCCGGGTGCGGTGGATCAGGCCTGGCGGGTCGTCGCCGGTGGGCGGGTCTTCGAAGGGGATGCCGTCGTCCTCGCCGTGCCCGCCCCCCACGCCGCCCGCCTCCTGGAGGCCGACGCCCCGGGTGCCGCTGCCGAGCTGCACACCGTCGAGTACGCCTCCATGGCGCTCATGACCCTCGCCTTCCGTAAGGAGGACGTCGATCTGCCCGAGGGCAGTGGGTTCCTGGTGCCGCCCATCGACGGGCACACCATCAAGGCGTCCACCTTCGCCTCGCAGAAGTGGGGCTGGATCGCCGAGGAGGATCCGGGGCTCGTGGTGCTGCGGACCTCGGTCGGGCGGTACGGCGAGACCGAGATTCTGCAGCGCGGCGACGACGAGCTCATCGAGGTGTCGCGGCGCGATCTGCGGGAGGCGGTCGGGCTTGGCGCCGCGCCCGTCGCCACCCGGGTCACCCGCTGGGACGACGGTCTGCCCCAGTACCCCGTCGGCCACCACGCGCGCGTGGCCCGCATCCGCGAGCACGTCGGCAAGCTGCCGGGCCTTGCCGTGTGCGGGGCGGCGTACGACGGAGTGGGGATCCCGGCCTGCATCGCCAGTGCCTATGCGGCCGTGGATCAGCTCGGCGGGGACCGCAGTGGGATGGATCAGCTGAGCGTGAACCCGGTGCAGAGCCTGCACGGCGGCGGAGGAGAATAG
- a CDS encoding TIGR04222 domain-containing membrane protein, which produces MFWVPLLMVAWVVAATSCVRLCLAASRAAEPAGAGAAERPGRGHALSLYEAAFLSGGPYRVADLTLVSMARQRRLLLAHTGWATVVDPTGHDEMERSVLGAIAPAGAERIAPIRTSAAAADSVRALAEHLVAVGLAVPHAARSTVAGSVRQVKTAALAVLGLGAVAALMSPDGQGGSVAVWFALPLILTLGCLAIARFEVHPYTRWASPAGQRLLGSLAPNPAGDDRAYLTTVAVRGVQGIRDPELRAAFSNGKANDRAHGEGSAEAPGEAPGKG; this is translated from the coding sequence ATGTTCTGGGTCCCTCTCCTCATGGTCGCGTGGGTCGTCGCCGCCACCTCCTGCGTCCGGCTCTGCCTCGCCGCGAGCCGCGCCGCCGAGCCCGCCGGAGCCGGCGCGGCCGAGCGGCCGGGCCGCGGCCATGCGCTGAGCCTGTACGAGGCCGCGTTCCTGTCCGGCGGCCCCTATCGCGTCGCCGACCTCACCCTGGTCTCGATGGCCCGCCAGCGCCGGCTGCTGCTCGCGCACACCGGGTGGGCCACCGTGGTCGACCCCACCGGCCACGACGAGATGGAACGCTCCGTGCTCGGCGCGATCGCCCCGGCCGGCGCCGAGCGGATAGCGCCGATACGCACCTCGGCCGCCGCGGCCGACTCCGTACGCGCCCTCGCCGAGCACCTGGTCGCCGTCGGCCTCGCGGTGCCGCACGCCGCGCGCTCCACCGTCGCGGGCTCGGTCCGCCAGGTGAAGACCGCCGCCCTCGCCGTGCTCGGCCTCGGCGCCGTCGCCGCGCTGATGTCGCCGGACGGCCAGGGCGGCTCCGTGGCCGTCTGGTTCGCGCTGCCGCTGATCCTCACCCTGGGCTGTCTGGCCATCGCCCGCTTCGAGGTCCACCCGTACACCCGCTGGGCCTCGCCCGCGGGCCAGCGGCTGCTCGGCTCGCTCGCACCGAACCCGGCCGGGGACGACCGCGCCTACCTGACGACGGTGGCCGTACGCGGTGTCCAGGGCATCCGGGACCCCGAACTGAGAGCCGCCTTCTCGAACGGCAAGGCGAACGACAGGGCGCACGGCGAGGGGAGCGCCGAGGCGCCCGGCGAGGCGCCCGGAAAGGGCTGA
- a CDS encoding alpha/beta hydrolase: MRAPLLFGFAGSLALTALVATPAGSTPTGGAPADSEARGVASAAQRAAAAGIDFGRCAEVEALPPSVECGTVEVPLDYARPNGKKIKLTVSRTKSKGKPAERQGALVFNPGGPGASGMYFPMAAQLPEWQRIAAAYDIVGYAPRGVGRSAPLSCQDPKQFTKAPTLAPTHPDETYKKERIARAKAYASGCAKNGGAALPHYTSLNNARDLDVLRAGLGEKKLTFMGASYGTYFGALYATMFPSHVRRMVFDSAVNPEPGQIWYRNNLDQSVAFERRWADFRAWVAKHDATYRLGKTPEAVQRSYEEVRAELAHKPAGGKVGPGQLQAAYLQSGYYDDVWPQRALALAEFRRGNPRVLIEQAAPQPDAAVEEENGNAVYTAVECNDAPWPTDWKVWDRDNSRIARVAPFETWDNAWMNLPCAYWPAPRQKPVDIRAPHGALPPTLILAAERDAATPYEGALELHRRLPGSALVTEQDAGTHGIGFGANSCVNGHLETYLLEGRLPVRRAACAAHPEPKPLGAGGRSAAHEKA; this comes from the coding sequence ATGAGAGCGCCACTCCTGTTTGGATTCGCCGGGTCCTTGGCCCTGACCGCCCTCGTCGCCACTCCCGCGGGCAGTACGCCCACGGGCGGCGCCCCCGCCGACAGCGAGGCCCGCGGAGTGGCGAGCGCGGCCCAGCGCGCCGCGGCCGCCGGGATCGACTTCGGCCGCTGCGCCGAGGTCGAGGCCCTGCCCCCGTCCGTCGAGTGCGGCACGGTCGAGGTTCCGCTCGACTACGCCCGCCCGAACGGCAAGAAGATCAAGCTGACCGTGAGCCGGACGAAGTCCAAGGGCAAGCCCGCCGAGCGGCAGGGCGCCCTCGTCTTCAACCCCGGCGGGCCCGGCGCCTCCGGGATGTACTTCCCGATGGCCGCCCAGCTCCCGGAGTGGCAGCGCATCGCGGCGGCGTACGACATCGTCGGCTACGCCCCGCGCGGTGTCGGGCGTTCGGCGCCGCTGTCCTGCCAGGACCCCAAGCAGTTCACCAAGGCCCCGACCCTGGCGCCGACCCACCCGGACGAGACGTACAAGAAGGAGCGCATCGCCCGCGCGAAGGCCTACGCGAGCGGCTGCGCCAAGAACGGCGGGGCCGCGCTCCCCCACTACACGTCGCTGAACAACGCCCGTGACCTGGACGTCCTGCGGGCCGGGCTCGGCGAGAAGAAGCTGACGTTCATGGGCGCCTCGTACGGCACCTACTTCGGCGCCCTGTACGCGACGATGTTCCCCTCGCACGTGCGCCGCATGGTCTTCGACTCGGCGGTCAACCCCGAGCCGGGCCAGATCTGGTACCGCAACAACCTCGACCAGTCGGTCGCCTTCGAGCGCCGCTGGGCCGACTTCCGCGCCTGGGTCGCCAAGCACGACGCCACGTACCGGCTGGGCAAGACCCCCGAGGCGGTGCAGCGCAGCTACGAGGAGGTGCGGGCCGAGCTCGCGCACAAGCCGGCCGGCGGCAAGGTCGGTCCTGGGCAGCTGCAGGCCGCGTATCTGCAGTCGGGCTACTACGACGACGTGTGGCCGCAGCGGGCCCTCGCGCTCGCCGAGTTCCGCCGGGGCAATCCGCGGGTGCTGATCGAGCAGGCAGCGCCGCAGCCCGACGCCGCGGTCGAGGAGGAGAACGGGAACGCCGTCTACACGGCCGTCGAGTGCAACGACGCGCCCTGGCCGACGGACTGGAAGGTCTGGGACCGCGACAATTCCCGCATCGCGCGCGTGGCGCCCTTCGAGACCTGGGACAACGCCTGGATGAACCTGCCGTGCGCCTACTGGCCGGCGCCCCGCCAGAAGCCCGTCGACATCAGGGCTCCGCACGGCGCCCTGCCGCCGACGCTGATCCTCGCGGCCGAGCGGGACGCGGCGACGCCGTACGAGGGCGCCCTGGAGCTGCACCGGCGACTGCCGGGTTCGGCCCTGGTGACGGAGCAGGACGCGGGCACGCACGGCATCGGATTCGGCGCCAACAGCTGCGTCAACGGCCACCTGGAGACGTATCTCCTGGAGGGCCGGCTGCCGGTGCGCCGCGCGGCCTGCGCGGCGCACCCGGAGCCCAAGCCCCTGGGGGCGGGCGGCCGTTCGGCCGCCCACGAGAAGGCCTGA
- a CDS encoding DUF4349 domain-containing protein, with protein MRASSTAGQRPPRHRRRHRPVQALAALLLAFGLAAAGCSANDSGMDSGDDKGGKAAAPGAGRQEDSATGAGGASGADKSAAKKPPKIAEHIIRTADLTVRVKDVPDALDKAQSAALDAGGIVGNETTDRDSKGHERSRVVLRVPQDKYQEVLAALEGTGRLIEKKVKAEDVSDQVVDVESRIKSQQASVARIRELMDRATKLSDVVTLEGELSSRQADLEALLAQREYLKDRTSLATITLTLSETAVKKKAVAEDDDPTFVDAIQGGWSAFVTALRWLTVILGAVLPFVAALLVLAFLYRLVRARLPRRTPALPTGAGAGAPTWGPPGPRTPDTTSEGQAPQGPAAQGPAPEAPQQGPHA; from the coding sequence ATGCGCGCATCCAGCACGGCCGGGCAGCGGCCACCCAGGCACCGCCGCAGGCACCGCCCCGTCCAGGCCCTCGCGGCACTCCTGCTCGCGTTCGGCCTCGCGGCGGCGGGCTGCAGCGCGAACGACAGCGGCATGGACAGCGGCGACGACAAGGGCGGCAAGGCCGCGGCACCCGGGGCGGGTCGCCAGGAGGACAGCGCGACCGGCGCCGGCGGCGCGAGCGGCGCCGACAAGTCCGCCGCGAAGAAGCCCCCGAAAATCGCCGAGCACATCATCCGCACCGCCGACCTCACGGTCCGCGTCAAGGACGTCCCCGACGCCCTCGACAAGGCCCAGAGCGCGGCGCTCGACGCGGGCGGCATCGTCGGCAACGAGACCACCGACCGGGACAGCAAGGGGCATGAGCGTTCCCGCGTCGTGCTCCGGGTGCCGCAGGACAAGTACCAGGAAGTACTGGCCGCCTTGGAGGGCACCGGCCGGCTGATCGAGAAGAAGGTCAAGGCCGAGGACGTCTCCGACCAGGTGGTGGACGTCGAGAGCCGCATCAAGTCGCAGCAGGCCAGCGTCGCCCGGATCCGCGAACTCATGGACCGGGCCACCAAGCTGAGCGATGTGGTCACCCTGGAGGGCGAGTTGAGCTCCCGTCAGGCCGACCTCGAAGCACTGCTCGCCCAGCGGGAGTACCTCAAGGACCGCACGTCCCTGGCGACCATCACGCTCACGCTGTCCGAGACCGCCGTGAAGAAGAAGGCGGTCGCGGAGGACGACGACCCGACGTTCGTCGACGCGATCCAGGGTGGCTGGTCCGCGTTCGTGACCGCGCTGCGCTGGCTCACGGTGATCCTGGGCGCGGTGCTGCCGTTCGTGGCCGCGCTGCTCGTCCTGGCGTTCCTCTACCGGCTCGTACGTGCCCGCCTGCCGCGGCGCACTCCGGCGCTGCCGACCGGTGCGGGCGCGGGGGCACCCACCTGGGGACCGCCCGGTCCCAGGACGCCGGACACCACGTCCGAGGGCCAGGCACCGCAGGGCCCGGCAGCGCAGGGCCCTGCGCCCGAGGCTCCGCAGCAGGGGCCGCACGCCTGA
- a CDS encoding TIGR04222 domain-containing membrane protein — MDGVTLAYYLVIGGSVLALGLALGSVRQAQPTLRGPAEVYDPLEAAFLSGGPGRVVDSAIAGLHEDGRLRIAGPGIVAVVRPEARNQVEAAVFDVHAAAPNGALHTLRIGVMRRGAVQSIGEGLAQRGLMVRPGSSGTVPGWAAGLFALSFLSLPLAVVLTALQYADDTDLADELPLIAKVFPAILLGFISSIVIAVKAKRRITPAGRSALRRYRSAYGHHPSAVLRVALAGINGIHDAELRAQLGPAARQRLHPSALSDAAVHAAGDAAGAGAEVVWCGGGCGGSSCGGSSCGSSSGGSGDSGGSSCGSSGGSSCGGGSSSSCGGGSSCGSSS; from the coding sequence ATGGACGGCGTGACGCTCGCGTACTACCTGGTCATCGGCGGGTCCGTGCTGGCACTCGGCCTGGCGCTCGGCAGCGTCCGGCAGGCGCAGCCGACCCTCAGGGGCCCTGCCGAGGTGTACGACCCGCTGGAGGCGGCCTTCCTGAGCGGCGGCCCCGGCCGGGTGGTGGACTCCGCCATCGCGGGGCTGCACGAGGACGGGCGGCTGCGCATCGCGGGGCCCGGCATCGTCGCAGTGGTGCGCCCCGAGGCCCGCAACCAGGTGGAGGCCGCGGTGTTCGACGTGCACGCGGCCGCCCCGAACGGCGCACTGCACACGCTGCGCATCGGTGTGATGCGCCGGGGCGCGGTGCAGTCGATCGGCGAGGGCCTGGCCCAGCGCGGCCTGATGGTGCGGCCGGGCTCCTCCGGCACGGTGCCCGGCTGGGCCGCCGGACTCTTCGCGCTGTCGTTCCTGAGCCTGCCGCTGGCCGTCGTGCTGACGGCGCTGCAGTACGCGGACGACACCGACCTCGCCGATGAACTGCCATTGATCGCCAAGGTGTTCCCGGCGATCCTCCTGGGCTTCATCTCCAGCATCGTGATCGCTGTCAAGGCCAAACGGCGGATCACCCCCGCGGGCCGCAGCGCCCTGCGGCGCTACCGCTCGGCCTACGGCCACCATCCGAGTGCCGTGCTCCGGGTCGCCCTCGCCGGCATCAATGGCATCCACGACGCGGAACTGCGGGCCCAGTTGGGCCCGGCGGCACGGCAACGCCTGCATCCTTCCGCCCTGTCGGACGCGGCCGTGCATGCGGCCGGGGACGCCGCGGGAGCGGGCGCCGAGGTCGTCTGGTGCGGCGGCGGATGCGGCGGCTCGTCCTGCGGCGGCTCCTCGTGCGGGAGCTCGTCCGGCGGGAGCGGGGACAGCGGAGGCTCGTCCTGCGGCAGCTCGGGGGGCTCGTCCTGCGGGGGCGGCAGCTCGTCCAGCTGCGGAGGCGGCTCCAGCTGCGGCAGCAGCTCCTGA
- a CDS encoding N-acetylmuramoyl-L-alanine amidase: MADPLSADAFLAALRGEGVKVVEVDGWRSRNRDHKGKWGPVNGVMIHHTVTRGTAATVKLCVEGHGDLPGPLCHAVIAKDGTVHVIGYGRANHAGLGDPAVLDAVVAESGLPANKENVTDGNRHFYGFECENMGDGKDPWPAAQVDAIVRVAAGLCRAHGWGTTGTTSVIGHAEWQVGKIDPKGPGITMDAVRKEVAARLKAPAAKEPPKPPAPAGPPTYTVREGETLGWIAEAYGTTVAELQKLNPDIKDPDKLAVDQKVKLPG, translated from the coding sequence GTGGCTGATCCGCTGTCCGCCGACGCCTTCCTCGCCGCGCTCAGGGGCGAGGGGGTCAAGGTCGTCGAGGTCGATGGCTGGCGTTCCCGCAATCGCGATCACAAGGGCAAGTGGGGCCCGGTGAACGGCGTGATGATCCATCACACCGTCACGCGCGGCACGGCCGCCACGGTCAAGCTCTGCGTCGAGGGGCACGGCGATCTGCCGGGACCGCTGTGCCACGCGGTGATCGCCAAGGACGGCACGGTCCATGTGATCGGCTACGGCCGCGCGAACCACGCGGGCCTCGGCGACCCGGCCGTGCTCGACGCGGTGGTGGCCGAGTCCGGGCTGCCCGCCAACAAGGAGAACGTGACCGACGGCAACCGGCACTTCTACGGCTTCGAATGCGAGAACATGGGCGACGGCAAGGACCCCTGGCCCGCCGCCCAGGTCGACGCCATCGTGCGCGTCGCGGCCGGCCTGTGCCGCGCCCACGGCTGGGGCACGACCGGCACCACGTCGGTGATCGGGCACGCGGAGTGGCAGGTCGGCAAGATCGACCCCAAGGGTCCGGGCATCACGATGGACGCCGTACGCAAGGAAGTTGCGGCCCGCCTGAAGGCCCCGGCGGCAAAGGAGCCGCCCAAGCCACCCGCCCCGGCCGGTCCCCCGACGTACACGGTCCGCGAGGGCGAGACGCTGGGCTGGATCGCGGAGGCGTACGGCACGACGGTCGCGGAGCTGCAGAAGCTCAACCCTGACATCAAGGACCCGGACAAGCTGGCGGTAGACCAGAAGGTCAAGTTGCCCGGATAG